The Actinocatenispora sera genome has a window encoding:
- a CDS encoding YciI family protein produces MQFLISMHINPAVLDALTDEEKEAIGTGHAALLSAVKESGELITTQALVDPSQAAVVKVRNGQPVVTDGPFLEAKEFLGGFYLVDCENKERAIELAAMVPDAAIEGLGVEVRQVMFADGPLEA; encoded by the coding sequence ATGCAGTTCCTGATCTCGATGCACATCAACCCGGCCGTACTGGACGCGCTGACCGACGAGGAGAAGGAGGCGATCGGGACCGGGCACGCCGCGCTGTTGTCCGCGGTGAAGGAGTCCGGTGAGCTGATCACCACGCAGGCGCTGGTCGATCCGTCGCAGGCGGCGGTGGTCAAGGTTCGCAACGGGCAGCCGGTGGTGACCGACGGCCCCTTCCTGGAGGCGAAGGAGTTCCTGGGCGGCTTCTACCTGGTCGACTGCGAGAACAAGGAACGCGCGATCGAGCTGGCGGCGATGGTCCCGGACGCCGCGATCGAGGGGCTCGGGGTCGAGGTGCGCCAGGTGATGTTCGCCGACGGGCCACTGGAAGCATGA
- a CDS encoding RNA polymerase sigma factor produces MTTPVGDLLRTLTPQVLGTLLRRYGRFDGCEDAVQEAVLAAAAQWPAAGVPDNPRGWLVTVASRRLIDQVRSDHARRQREATIAAEPAPDDVPDADDTLVLLFLCCHPTLTPASQTALTLRAVGGLTTAEIARAFLVPEATMAARISRAKQRIRTAGSSFRLPADAELAERLRVVLHVLYLIFNEGYTASSGSDLDRADLAYEAIRLTRLVHAQLPDDDEVTGLLALMLLTHARRAARTTAAGDLVPLAEQDRSRWDRELVEEGTELVKAALAGPALGPYQLQAAIAATHADAATAAQTDWRQVAALYLILSRIAPNPMVTLNRAIAVAEVDGPAAGLALLSMLEDDDRMAGHHRLLSVRAHLLERSGDRAGAYDHYRRAARATASLAEQRYLESRASRLRRYAAPGAG; encoded by the coding sequence ATGACGACGCCGGTCGGGGACCTGCTGCGGACGCTGACGCCGCAGGTCCTCGGCACGCTGCTGCGCCGGTACGGGCGGTTCGACGGCTGCGAGGACGCGGTGCAGGAGGCGGTGCTCGCGGCCGCCGCGCAGTGGCCGGCCGCGGGGGTACCGGACAACCCGCGTGGCTGGTTGGTGACGGTGGCCTCGCGGCGGCTGATCGATCAGGTACGCAGCGACCACGCGCGCCGGCAACGCGAGGCGACGATCGCCGCCGAGCCGGCGCCGGACGACGTGCCGGACGCCGACGACACGCTGGTGTTGCTGTTCCTGTGCTGCCATCCGACGCTGACGCCGGCCTCGCAGACGGCGCTGACGCTGCGCGCGGTGGGCGGCCTGACCACGGCGGAGATCGCCCGCGCGTTCCTGGTGCCGGAGGCGACGATGGCGGCCCGGATCAGCCGGGCCAAGCAGCGGATCCGGACCGCGGGCAGCTCGTTCCGGCTGCCCGCGGACGCCGAGCTGGCCGAGCGGCTGCGGGTGGTGCTGCACGTGCTCTACCTGATCTTCAACGAGGGGTACACCGCCTCGTCCGGGTCCGACCTGGACCGGGCCGACCTGGCGTACGAGGCGATCCGGCTGACCCGGCTGGTGCACGCGCAGCTGCCGGACGACGACGAGGTGACCGGGCTGCTCGCGCTGATGCTGCTCACCCATGCCCGGCGCGCGGCGCGGACCACCGCCGCCGGCGACCTGGTACCGCTGGCCGAGCAGGACCGGTCGCGCTGGGACCGCGAGCTGGTCGAGGAGGGTACGGAGCTGGTCAAGGCGGCGCTGGCCGGGCCGGCGCTCGGCCCGTACCAGTTGCAGGCGGCGATCGCGGCGACGCACGCGGATGCGGCCACCGCCGCGCAGACCGACTGGCGGCAGGTGGCGGCGCTGTACCTGATCCTGAGCCGGATCGCGCCGAACCCGATGGTCACGCTGAACCGGGCGATCGCGGTCGCCGAGGTGGACGGTCCCGCCGCCGGCCTGGCGCTGCTGTCCATGCTGGAGGACGATGACCGGATGGCCGGGCATCACCGGTTGCTGTCGGTGCGGGCACATCTGCTGGAGCGCAGCGGTGACCGGGCCGGCGCGTACGACCACTACCGGCGGGCGGCGCGGGCCACCGCGAGCCTGGCCGAGCAGCGCTATCTGGAGTCGCGCGCGAGCCGGCTGCGACGGTATGCCGCGCCCGGAGCCGGGTGA
- a CDS encoding MBL fold metallo-hydrolase, translating into MKLGPHLHRLGNDLVACYLVDTDEGITLVDAGLPGHWHDLQRELQSLGKSVGDIRGLVLTHGDSDHIGFAERLRSDHGVPVFVHAADAVRARTGKKPKVATGPMRLGPTLGFFAYSLRKNGLRARYVGEVTEIADGDVLDLPGSPVVVGMPGHSPGSVAVHVPVADAVFVGDALTTRHVLTGRRGPQPAPFTDDPAEALASLDRIAGLSASWVLPGHGTPWHASPAEVAAAVRSGSAG; encoded by the coding sequence ATGAAGCTCGGACCCCACCTGCACCGCCTCGGCAACGATCTCGTGGCGTGCTACCTCGTCGACACCGACGAGGGCATCACACTCGTCGACGCGGGCCTGCCCGGCCACTGGCACGACCTGCAGCGCGAACTCCAGTCGCTGGGCAAGTCGGTCGGCGACATCCGCGGACTCGTCCTCACCCACGGCGACTCCGACCACATCGGCTTCGCCGAACGGCTGCGCAGCGACCACGGCGTCCCGGTGTTCGTGCACGCCGCCGACGCCGTCCGGGCCCGTACCGGAAAGAAGCCCAAGGTCGCGACCGGCCCGATGCGGCTCGGCCCGACGCTCGGCTTCTTCGCCTACTCCCTCCGCAAGAACGGCCTGCGCGCCCGCTACGTCGGCGAGGTCACCGAGATCGCCGACGGCGACGTGCTGGACCTGCCCGGCAGCCCGGTCGTCGTGGGCATGCCGGGGCACTCGCCCGGCAGCGTGGCGGTGCACGTCCCGGTCGCCGACGCGGTCTTCGTCGGGGACGCCCTGACCACCCGGCACGTCCTGACCGGGCGGCGCGGCCCGCAGCCGGCGCCGTTCACCGACGACCCGGCCGAGGCGCTCGCCTCGCTCGACCGGATCGCCGGGCTGTCCGCCTCCTGGGTACTCCCGGGCCACGGCACCCCCTGGCACGCCTCGCCGGCCGAGGTCGCCGCGGCGGTACGGTCCGGGTCGGCCGGCTGA
- a CDS encoding response regulator transcription factor, which produces MRIVIAEDLLLLRDGLIRILTDTGHEVLAAVDNAPDLERAVAEHRPDLSIVDVRLPPGFRDEGLRAALAIRAEHPGAPVLILSQYVERSYAVDLLADGDGAVGYLLKDRVTSLDDFLDAIDRVAAGGTAMDPEVVRQLFARNTRDRGVAALTVREREVLALVAEGLSNSAICAALSLAAVSVEKHITNILAKLDLPPDADSHRRVRAVLAYLNH; this is translated from the coding sequence ATGCGCATCGTGATCGCCGAAGACCTGCTGCTGTTGCGGGACGGGCTGATCCGGATCCTCACCGACACCGGGCACGAGGTGCTCGCCGCCGTCGACAACGCCCCCGACCTAGAGCGCGCGGTGGCCGAACACCGGCCCGATCTGTCCATCGTGGACGTCCGGCTGCCGCCGGGGTTCCGGGACGAGGGGCTCCGCGCGGCGCTGGCGATCCGGGCCGAGCACCCGGGCGCCCCGGTGCTGATCCTGTCCCAGTACGTCGAGCGCAGCTACGCCGTCGACCTGCTCGCCGACGGCGACGGCGCGGTCGGCTACCTGCTGAAGGACCGGGTCACCTCGCTGGACGACTTCCTCGACGCGATCGACCGGGTCGCCGCCGGCGGTACCGCGATGGACCCGGAGGTGGTGCGGCAGCTGTTCGCGCGCAACACCCGGGACCGCGGCGTGGCGGCCCTGACCGTACGGGAGCGGGAGGTGTTGGCGCTGGTCGCGGAGGGGCTGTCGAACTCGGCGATCTGCGCCGCGCTGTCGCTCGCCGCGGTGTCGGTGGAGAAGCACATCACGAACATCCTGGCCAAGCTCGACCTGCCGCCGGACGCGGACAGCCACCGCCGGGTCCGTGCCGTCCTGGCCTACCTCAACCACTGA
- a CDS encoding sensor histidine kinase yields the protein MIGRTGRALGYLALGAPVAILALAWTLVSSILLLLLAPTQLAPRALLGATVVSRSLARFERWRLGWYSGRPVAVPYQPTVAGPVRVRAAAVFREPATRRDAGWLATLFPLALPSMLLALVPTLLAVGLATAPAWLWAVPNPNAPELVAPIVGTWPGRAAAAVLGLALAPLAARWVLTLARGQAGLARLLLRPDDRQQLTALAARLATTRARVVDAQAAELRRIERDLHDGAQARIVAAGMTLALADRKLRGRPDDPVRADVELARRQLDGALAELRHLVRGAHPPILTDRGLSAALGALIADSPLPVDLRVPDDTSVPPAVEAAAYFVVSEALTNAAKHAGAQRCEVTLAGTAGGGLTVQVRDDGRGGADPAGAGLDGLRRRVEALDGILSVQSPAGGPTVVSAEFPCAS from the coding sequence GTGATCGGTCGGACCGGACGGGCATTGGGCTACCTGGCGCTCGGCGCGCCCGTGGCGATCCTCGCGCTCGCCTGGACGCTCGTCTCGTCGATCCTGCTGCTCCTGCTGGCGCCCACCCAGCTGGCGCCGCGCGCGCTGCTCGGCGCCACGGTCGTCAGCCGGTCGCTGGCCCGGTTCGAGCGCTGGCGGCTCGGCTGGTACTCGGGGCGCCCCGTCGCGGTGCCCTACCAGCCCACCGTGGCCGGCCCGGTCCGGGTCCGGGCCGCCGCGGTGTTCCGGGAGCCGGCGACCCGGCGCGACGCCGGCTGGCTCGCGACGCTGTTCCCGCTGGCGCTGCCGAGCATGCTGCTGGCGCTCGTGCCGACCCTGCTGGCGGTCGGCCTGGCGACCGCGCCGGCCTGGCTGTGGGCGGTACCGAACCCCAACGCGCCGGAGCTGGTCGCCCCGATCGTCGGCACCTGGCCGGGCCGGGCCGCGGCGGCGGTGCTCGGGCTGGCGCTCGCGCCGCTCGCCGCCCGCTGGGTACTCACCCTGGCCCGCGGCCAGGCCGGCCTCGCCCGGCTGCTGTTGCGGCCCGACGACCGGCAGCAGCTGACCGCGCTGGCCGCCCGGCTCGCCACCACCCGGGCGCGGGTGGTCGACGCGCAGGCCGCCGAGCTGCGCCGGATCGAGCGCGACCTGCACGACGGCGCCCAGGCCCGCATCGTGGCCGCCGGCATGACCCTGGCGCTGGCCGACCGCAAGCTGCGCGGCCGGCCCGACGACCCGGTCCGGGCCGACGTGGAACTCGCCCGGCGGCAGCTGGACGGCGCCCTCGCCGAGCTGCGCCACCTGGTACGCGGCGCGCACCCGCCGATCCTCACCGACCGTGGACTGTCCGCGGCACTCGGCGCGCTCATCGCCGACAGCCCGCTGCCGGTCGACCTGCGGGTACCCGACGACACGTCGGTACCGCCGGCGGTGGAGGCGGCCGCGTACTTCGTGGTGTCCGAGGCGCTGACGAACGCGGCGAAGCACGCCGGCGCGCAGCGGTGTGAGGTGACCCTGGCCGGTACCGCGGGCGGCGGGCTCACCGTGCAGGTACGCGACGACGGGCGCGGCGGCGCCGACCCGGCCGGCGCCGGGCTGGACGGGCTGCGCCGCCGGGTGGAGGCGCTGGACGGCATACTCTCGGTGCAGAGTCCGGCCGGGGGGCCGACCGTCGTGTCCGCGGAGTTCCCATGCGCATCGTGA
- a CDS encoding ABC transporter permease, with product MRTLAIASVRHRLGGFVGSLLAVLLTVGLLTVSGLLMFSALTAGPGPDRFAAATAVVAKQRSVTLRTVTHKKDKTKVKSKTKPLTGAAVLPAGLARRLAGTAGVARTVADTAFPVDLTVAGRPVRGPHGSAVVAHGWSSAALTPYRLRAGTAPARGGAVLDASFGARPGDRVTVATKTGTHRLRVTGIAAPAGTDALANQGAVFVADGAVATLSGLAGPTAVAVLAAPGVSAGTLARRLDHRVPDGLSVFTGDERIAADLPGATTSYVGAVSVFGIMLGVTGFTAVFVLVGAISLVARRRLRELALLRTVGATPAQLRRLLGIETALVGLLAGIPGAVGGALAADVVAQRFRDAGVVPAQFPVRTNAGVLLAAVVAGVAISVLSGALAARRATTIAPTEALRETVTAPTGGTAFRGVVATVSAAGAAAVLAFVPLRSNMGIGMSFVAAALLMCAVAAAGPLLARLLGGVLGAVFGRGGATGRLAAATTRTQARRVAAVALPLALMVAITVTLLGTSTLTGQVAEHQQAQRSSAADWQLAPRAGSGVPVAVAERLGRLPGATGVAATLPSTIMTNEHGKPEHHSAQGLYAAGAPALDLGVTAGRLGSGMAVGADLAAGQGWHVGDQVSIWLPDASTASLRIDAVYQRVAGFGEVVLPAKLVAAHDPRGLVGALYLRGGAGLAATVRHRYPQLTVTGAQRTVAVRGIETQQAAFDALTVILLGFIAISVANTFAIAALGRRREFADLRLAGATARQVHTLAVRETLIAVCLGLLLGCLVTAAVVGAYGLAQDGRWHLVVDPAGYAAVIGGTGLLGLLAGIVPTRLLVRRRALPAA from the coding sequence GTGAGGACACTCGCGATCGCCTCGGTGCGCCACCGGCTCGGCGGGTTCGTCGGGTCGCTGCTGGCGGTGCTGCTCACCGTGGGGCTGCTGACCGTCAGCGGGCTGCTGATGTTCTCGGCGCTGACCGCCGGCCCCGGGCCGGACCGGTTCGCCGCGGCGACCGCCGTGGTGGCGAAGCAGCGGTCGGTGACGCTGCGCACCGTGACGCACAAGAAGGACAAGACGAAGGTCAAGTCGAAGACCAAGCCGCTGACCGGCGCCGCGGTACTGCCGGCCGGCCTGGCCCGGCGGCTGGCCGGCACCGCCGGGGTGGCCCGTACGGTTGCCGACACCGCGTTCCCGGTCGACCTGACCGTCGCCGGCCGCCCGGTACGCGGGCCGCACGGCTCGGCGGTCGTCGCGCACGGGTGGTCGTCGGCGGCGCTCACCCCGTACCGGCTGCGGGCCGGGACGGCGCCGGCGCGCGGCGGCGCGGTGCTGGACGCGTCGTTCGGGGCGCGGCCGGGCGACCGGGTCACGGTGGCGACGAAGACCGGTACGCACCGGCTGCGGGTCACCGGGATCGCGGCACCGGCCGGCACCGACGCGCTGGCCAACCAGGGCGCGGTGTTCGTCGCCGACGGCGCGGTGGCGACGCTGTCCGGGCTCGCCGGGCCGACGGCGGTCGCCGTGCTCGCCGCGCCGGGCGTGTCCGCCGGCACGCTCGCCCGGCGGCTGGACCACCGGGTACCGGACGGGTTGTCGGTGTTCACCGGCGACGAGCGGATCGCGGCCGACCTGCCCGGCGCCACCACCAGCTACGTCGGCGCCGTCTCGGTGTTCGGCATCATGCTCGGCGTCACCGGCTTCACCGCGGTGTTCGTCCTGGTCGGCGCGATCTCACTGGTGGCCCGGCGGCGGCTGCGGGAGCTCGCGCTGCTGCGCACCGTCGGCGCCACCCCGGCCCAGCTGCGCCGGCTACTCGGCATCGAGACCGCGCTGGTCGGGCTGCTCGCCGGGATACCGGGAGCGGTCGGCGGTGCGCTCGCCGCCGACGTCGTCGCCCAGCGGTTCCGGGACGCCGGCGTGGTCCCGGCCCAGTTCCCGGTACGGACCAACGCCGGCGTGCTGCTCGCCGCGGTCGTCGCCGGGGTCGCGATCAGCGTGCTGTCGGGTGCTCTCGCGGCACGCCGGGCCACCACGATCGCGCCGACCGAGGCGCTGCGCGAGACGGTCACCGCGCCGACCGGCGGCACCGCGTTCCGGGGCGTCGTCGCGACGGTGAGCGCCGCCGGCGCCGCCGCGGTGCTGGCGTTCGTGCCGCTGCGGTCGAACATGGGCATCGGGATGAGTTTCGTCGCCGCCGCGCTGCTGATGTGCGCGGTGGCGGCCGCCGGACCGCTGCTCGCCCGGCTGCTGGGCGGCGTGCTCGGCGCGGTGTTCGGCCGCGGCGGCGCCACCGGGCGGCTCGCCGCCGCCACCACCCGTACCCAGGCGCGCCGGGTCGCCGCGGTCGCCCTGCCGCTCGCGCTGATGGTGGCGATCACCGTGACGCTGCTGGGTACCAGCACGCTGACCGGCCAGGTGGCCGAGCACCAGCAGGCGCAGCGGTCGTCCGCCGCGGACTGGCAGCTCGCGCCGCGCGCCGGCAGCGGCGTACCGGTGGCGGTCGCGGAACGGCTGGGCCGGCTGCCGGGCGCGACCGGCGTCGCGGCCACCCTGCCCAGCACCATCATGACCAACGAGCACGGCAAGCCGGAACACCACTCCGCGCAGGGGCTCTATGCGGCCGGCGCACCGGCGCTGGACCTCGGCGTCACCGCCGGCCGGCTCGGCAGCGGCATGGCGGTCGGCGCCGACCTCGCCGCCGGGCAGGGCTGGCACGTCGGCGACCAGGTCAGCATCTGGCTGCCGGACGCGAGCACCGCATCGCTGCGCATCGACGCCGTGTACCAGCGGGTCGCCGGGTTCGGCGAGGTCGTGCTGCCGGCGAAGCTGGTCGCGGCGCACGACCCGCGCGGCCTGGTCGGCGCGCTGTACCTGCGGGGCGGCGCCGGGCTCGCGGCGACCGTACGGCACCGGTACCCGCAGCTGACGGTCACCGGCGCGCAGCGCACCGTCGCGGTACGCGGGATCGAGACGCAGCAGGCCGCGTTCGACGCGCTCACCGTGATCCTGCTCGGGTTCATCGCCATCTCGGTGGCGAACACGTTCGCGATCGCCGCGCTCGGGCGGCGGCGCGAGTTCGCCGACCTGCGGCTCGCCGGCGCGACCGCCCGGCAGGTACACACCCTGGCGGTACGCGAGACGCTCATCGCGGTGTGCCTCGGGCTGCTGCTCGGCTGCCTGGTGACCGCGGCGGTCGTCGGCGCGTACGGGCTGGCCCAGGACGGGCGGTGGCACCTGGTCGTCGACCCGGCCGGGTACGCCGCGGTGATCGGCGGCACCGGCCTGCTCGGCCTGCTGGCCGGCATCGTCCCCACCCGGCTGCTGGTCCGCCGCCGCGCCCTACCGGCCGCGTGA
- a CDS encoding ABC transporter ATP-binding protein: MVKATTRTTDVVELAGVSRTYPGGTAVQALRDVTVSFGAGTFTAVMGPSGSGKSTLLHCAAGLDRPTTGRVRLAGNDIATVREPRLTKIRRAHVGFVFQSFNLIDSLTVWQNVMLPQRLAGRRPDRRWAREVLSRVGLVGREHHRPVQLSGGQQQRVALARALAARPDVIFGDEPTGALDLGTGREVLALLRQSVDEFGAAVVMVTHDPAAAAWADRVVFLADGRLAGELAAPDVEQVTARMTRLTATAAGVR, encoded by the coding sequence ATGGTCAAGGCAACGACACGAACCACCGACGTGGTGGAGCTGGCCGGGGTGTCCCGCACCTACCCCGGAGGAACCGCGGTGCAGGCGCTGCGGGACGTGACCGTCTCGTTCGGCGCCGGTACGTTCACCGCGGTGATGGGGCCGTCCGGGTCCGGGAAGTCGACCCTGCTGCACTGCGCCGCCGGCCTGGACCGGCCCACCACCGGGCGGGTGCGGCTCGCCGGGAACGACATCGCCACGGTGCGGGAACCGAGGCTGACGAAGATCCGGCGGGCGCACGTCGGGTTCGTCTTCCAGTCGTTCAACCTGATCGACTCGCTCACCGTGTGGCAGAACGTAATGCTGCCGCAGCGGCTCGCCGGCAGGCGGCCGGACCGGCGCTGGGCCCGGGAGGTGCTGAGCCGGGTCGGGCTCGTCGGCCGCGAGCACCACCGGCCGGTCCAGCTGTCCGGCGGCCAGCAGCAGCGGGTCGCCCTGGCCCGCGCGCTCGCCGCCCGCCCCGACGTCATCTTCGGCGACGAGCCGACCGGCGCCCTCGACCTCGGTACCGGCCGGGAGGTGCTGGCGCTGCTGCGCCAGTCGGTCGACGAGTTTGGCGCGGCGGTCGTGATGGTCACGCACGACCCGGCCGCCGCCGCCTGGGCCGACCGGGTGGTGTTCCTCGCCGACGGCCGGCTCGCCGGCGAACTCGCCGCCCCCGACGTCGAGCAGGTGACCGCCCGGATGACCCGGCTCACCGCCACCGCGGCGGGTGTCCGGTGA
- a CDS encoding sugar O-acetyltransferase: MDAEERIARGLLYTEDDAAFLSGGRRADLLFEYNRTPPGAVEARTRLLGRILGSVGRNPVIASPLHAAYGSNVHIGDDFYGNVNLTLVDDVEIRIGDGVMIAPSCTLTTTGHPVHPALRHDYNRFSEPIVLADRVWLGSNVVVLPGVTIGYGAVIGAGSVVSKDVPPMVVALGVPCRPVREISDADLDQRQPPR; the protein is encoded by the coding sequence ATGGACGCCGAGGAACGGATCGCGCGCGGATTGCTCTACACCGAGGACGATGCGGCGTTCCTGAGCGGTGGGCGGCGCGCCGACCTGCTGTTCGAGTACAACCGGACGCCGCCGGGTGCGGTCGAGGCGCGCACCCGGCTGCTTGGCCGGATCCTCGGCTCGGTCGGCCGCAACCCGGTGATCGCGTCGCCGCTGCACGCCGCGTACGGCAGCAACGTGCACATCGGGGACGACTTCTACGGCAACGTGAACCTGACGCTCGTGGACGACGTGGAGATCCGGATCGGCGACGGGGTGATGATCGCGCCGAGCTGCACGTTGACCACCACCGGGCATCCGGTGCATCCCGCGCTGCGGCACGACTACAACCGGTTCTCCGAGCCGATCGTGCTGGCGGACAGGGTGTGGCTGGGCAGCAACGTCGTGGTGCTGCCCGGCGTGACCATCGGGTACGGGGCGGTGATCGGTGCCGGCAGCGTGGTGTCGAAGGACGTACCGCCGATGGTGGTGGCGCTCGGTGTGCCGTGCCGACCGGTACGCGAGATCAGCGACGCCGACCTCGATCAGCGTCAGCCACCGCGCTGA
- a CDS encoding helix-turn-helix transcriptional regulator yields the protein MNESASDGITERRPPGTGGRAPRRELPGRMLRLLSLLQARREWSGRELADRLGVTERTLRRDIHRLRELDYPVVGSTGTAGGYRLASGQALPPLLLDDDEAVAIALALSTAVPGVDEVGARALAKLTQVLPARLRPQLARLADAVAVVPHRQAAGTDPGVLATLAAACRDTEIVTFDYHGRSGPPGRRRVEPHHLVTLGGNWYLVAYDPERADWRTFRLDRVRSPASTRHRFAPRALPAPDAATYLGRSFAGASYRYTARVEVALPADTVRTRMCLSAPGQVTELAPNRCLASMSADSLDLVVQYVAMVVSLDAPTCLIAGPEVTDRLRSLATSLAATVERSTVDDRRPVEGSAVSAVADADRGRRR from the coding sequence ATGAACGAAAGCGCGTCGGACGGCATTACCGAGCGCCGACCACCCGGCACCGGCGGGCGGGCGCCGCGGCGCGAGCTGCCAGGCCGGATGCTGCGGTTGCTGTCGCTGCTGCAGGCGCGCCGGGAGTGGTCCGGACGGGAGCTGGCCGACCGGCTCGGCGTCACCGAACGCACCCTGCGCCGCGACATCCACCGGCTGCGCGAGCTCGACTACCCGGTCGTCGGAAGCACCGGCACCGCCGGCGGGTACCGGCTGGCGTCCGGCCAGGCGCTGCCGCCGCTGCTGCTCGACGACGACGAGGCGGTCGCGATCGCGCTCGCCCTCTCCACCGCGGTACCGGGGGTCGACGAGGTCGGCGCGCGGGCGCTGGCCAAGCTGACCCAGGTACTGCCGGCCCGGCTGCGGCCGCAGCTGGCCCGGCTCGCCGACGCGGTCGCGGTGGTGCCGCACCGGCAGGCCGCCGGTACCGATCCGGGCGTGCTGGCGACGCTCGCTGCGGCGTGCCGGGACACCGAGATCGTCACGTTCGACTACCACGGCCGGTCCGGCCCGCCCGGCCGGCGCCGGGTCGAACCGCACCACCTGGTCACCCTGGGCGGCAACTGGTACCTGGTGGCCTACGACCCGGAGCGCGCCGACTGGCGCACCTTCCGGCTCGACCGGGTGCGGTCGCCGGCCAGCACCCGGCACCGGTTCGCCCCGCGGGCGCTGCCGGCGCCGGACGCCGCGACCTACCTGGGCCGGTCGTTCGCCGGCGCCAGCTACCGCTACACCGCCCGGGTCGAGGTGGCACTGCCCGCGGACACCGTCCGGACCCGGATGTGCCTGTCGGCGCCCGGCCAGGTCACCGAGCTCGCCCCGAACCGCTGCCTGGCGTCGATGAGCGCCGACTCGCTCGATCTGGTCGTGCAGTATGTCGCGATGGTCGTCTCACTCGACGCACCCACCTGCCTGATCGCCGGCCCGGAGGTCACCGACCGGCTGCGCTCCCTCGCCACCAGCCTCGCCGCCACGGTCGAACGGTCCACTGTGGACGACAGGCGGCCGGTGGAGGGGTCGGCCGTCAGCGCGGTGGCTGACGCTGATCGAGGTCGGCGTCGCTGA
- a CDS encoding FAD-binding oxidoreductase, producing MIDVTTLRDDAHGQVLLPGDDGFDAARGGFQLLDPHRPDAVLAAADDHDVHVAVAFAADRGVPLAVQATGHGRNAGLDGGLLLSTAALTGVRVDPDARTAWVSAGATWRQVIDATAPYGLAPVSGSFPALGAVSYTLGGGIGLLSRRYGFAADHVQQLDVVTADGQLRHATADTEPDLYWGLRGGGGNLGVVTGMRIGLLPVARVYGGSLAFDLDKDPGVPAGWWSWTRNLPDEMTSAVSMLRYPDLPMVPAGLRGRNIGKLQLCWCGPADEGERLIAPLRELGECVQDSVGELPYTESGAIFAEPERPHQYRSNPVLLPALDADRLDTLRAETAAEPVMCIVGIRHLGGAMARPPQVPNAVGHRDAEYLVSVLSPVDSDPAAVTAVHRRLIAPWQPDAVGRPLNFSFGPLAPDQVRAGFGDADGRRLAELRARFDPQHVLRPNHPVSAA from the coding sequence ATGATCGATGTGACGACACTGCGTGACGACGCCCACGGGCAGGTGCTGCTGCCCGGCGACGACGGTTTCGACGCCGCCCGGGGCGGATTCCAGCTGCTCGACCCGCACCGGCCCGACGCGGTACTGGCCGCGGCCGACGACCACGACGTCCACGTGGCGGTGGCGTTCGCCGCCGACCGCGGCGTGCCGCTCGCGGTACAGGCGACCGGGCACGGCCGCAACGCCGGCCTGGACGGCGGGCTGCTGCTGTCCACCGCCGCGCTGACCGGCGTGAGGGTCGACCCGGACGCCCGGACCGCCTGGGTGTCGGCGGGCGCCACCTGGCGGCAGGTCATCGACGCGACCGCCCCGTACGGGCTGGCGCCGGTGTCCGGCAGCTTCCCCGCGCTGGGCGCCGTGTCGTACACCCTCGGCGGCGGCATCGGCCTGCTGTCCCGCCGGTACGGGTTCGCCGCCGACCACGTGCAGCAACTCGACGTGGTCACCGCCGACGGGCAGCTCCGGCACGCGACCGCCGACACCGAGCCCGACCTGTACTGGGGGCTGCGCGGCGGGGGCGGCAACCTCGGCGTGGTGACCGGGATGCGCATCGGGCTGCTGCCGGTGGCGCGCGTCTACGGCGGCTCGCTCGCCTTCGACCTCGACAAGGACCCGGGCGTGCCGGCCGGCTGGTGGAGTTGGACGCGGAACCTGCCGGACGAGATGACCTCCGCGGTGAGCATGCTCCGCTATCCGGATCTCCCGATGGTCCCGGCCGGGCTGCGCGGCCGGAACATCGGCAAGCTGCAGCTGTGCTGGTGCGGGCCGGCCGACGAGGGGGAGCGGCTGATCGCGCCACTGCGCGAGCTCGGCGAGTGCGTGCAGGACAGCGTCGGCGAACTGCCGTACACCGAGTCCGGGGCGATCTTCGCCGAGCCGGAACGCCCGCACCAGTACCGGTCCAACCCGGTGCTGCTGCCCGCGCTCGACGCGGACCGGCTCGACACGCTGCGCGCCGAGACCGCCGCGGAGCCGGTGATGTGCATCGTCGGCATCCGGCACCTGGGCGGCGCGATGGCCCGCCCGCCGCAGGTGCCGAACGCGGTCGGCCACCGGGACGCCGAGTACCTGGTGTCGGTGCTGTCGCCGGTCGACTCGGACCCGGCGGCGGTGACGGCGGTGCACCGCCGGCTGATCGCGCCGTGGCAGCCCGACGCGGTCGGCCGGCCGCTCAACTTCAGCTTCGGGCCGCTCGCACCGGACCAGGTCCGGGCCGGTTTCGGGGACGCCGACGGTCGGCGACTGGCCGAGTTGCGGGCCCGGTTCGACCCGCAGCACGTGCTGCGCCCCAATCACCCCGTTTCGGCCGCCTGA